One window from the genome of Anser cygnoides isolate HZ-2024a breed goose chromosome 8, Taihu_goose_T2T_genome, whole genome shotgun sequence encodes:
- the LOC106041604 gene encoding 14 kDa phosphohistidine phosphatase codes for MAAVQDVEIDPEGTFKYILVRLQRPGGEGQRHIVRGTKAAEFHNHIFEKVNPEMEKLGYECKCLGGGKIDHNSKDKKIRVFGLSTGYGKADHSVTVEILKKVYTDYEITWSDDKK; via the exons ATGGCGGCGGTGCAGGATGTGGAGATCGACCCGGAGGGCACCTTCAAGTACATCTTGGTGCGGCTGCAGCGGCCGGGCGGCGAGGGGCAGCGCCACATCGTGCGGGGCACCAAGGCGGCCGAGTTCCACA ATCACATATTTGAAAAAGTGAATCCTGAAATGGAGAAGCTGGGATACGAATGCAAGTGCCTTGGAGGAGGGAAAATTGATCATAATagcaaagacaagaaaattaGGGTATTTGGGCTCTCTACA GGCTATGGAAAAGCAGATCATTCAGTGACTGTAGAGATACTGAAAAAAGTGTATACAGATTATGAAATTACATGGTCAGATGACAAGAAATAA
- the METTL18 gene encoding histidine protein methyltransferase 1 homolog has protein sequence MAFRFNFAIEENESTEPGAHGEADSQLDPPKHEQMAHAAAACSPQPGTAKHAGKGQSENKLCSPAAREHHVPEDVSKVLENKVLETVSDLRYVNVAVVEMTCRDGTHGEDVVSKSVSAHSDLIPGVYEGGLKIWECTFDLLEYLSEADLQFANKAVLDLGCGAGLLGIAALRGKAGKVHFQDYNSTVINEITLPNVVANCVNDGNGTGGGDDRKLVKPPSKRPRKAECLPDALSKCRFFSGEWSEVSRLLLSSCEPCSKYDVILTSETIYNPDYYGALHDTLSQLLDRNGRVYLASKAHYFGVGGGIYLFEKFIEERKVFRISTVKVIDKGLKRFIMEMAFKDSS, from the coding sequence ATGGCATTTCGGTTTAATTTTGCTattgaggaaaatgaaagcactgAGCCAGGCGCTCACGGTGAGGCGGACTCGCAGCTGGACCCTCCAAAACACGAGCAAATGGcccatgcagcagcagcctgcagcccgcAGCCAGGCACCGCAAAGCACGCAGGTAAGGGACAGTCAGAGAACAAGTTgtgctccccagcagccagggagcACCACGTTCCCGAAGATGTCAGCAAAGTACTGGAAAATAAAGTCTTGGAAACCGTGTCAGACCTGCGTTATGTAAACGTGGCCGTGGTGGAAATGACGTGTCGGGATGGCACGCACGGGGAAGACGTCGTGTCGAAAAGCGTCTCTGCTCACTCTGATCTCATCCCAGGGGTCTATGAGGGGGGGCTGAAAATCTGGGAGTGCACCTTCGATCTCCTGGAGTACCTGTCTGAGGCTGACCTGCAGTTTGCCAACAAGGCAGTGCTGGATCTTGGGTGTGGGGCTGGACTGCTGGGAATAGCTGCGTTACGGGGAAAAGCTGGAAAAGTCCACTTCCAGGATTACAACAGCACGGTGATCAACGAAATAACCTTGCCTAATGTGGTGGCTAACTGTGTAAATGATGGCAATGGGACTGGTGGGGGAGATGATAGAAAACTTGTTAAGCCTCCTTCAAAGAGGCCCAGGAAAGCAGAGTGCTTACCTGACGCGCTCagcaaatgcagatttttttctggagagtGGTCAGAAGTCAGCCGGctcctgctcagcagctgcGAACCCTGTTCAAAATACGATGTCATTCTCACATCCGAGACCATCTATAACCCTGACTACTACGGTGCTTTGCACGATACACTGTCTCAGCTGTTGGACAGAAACGGCCGTGTGTACTTGGCAAGCAAAGCGCATTACTTTGGGGTTGGTGGCGGCATCTACCTCTTTGAGAAATTCATTGAGGAGAGGAAGGTGTTCAGAATCAGCACGGTTAAAGTCATTGATAAAGGGCTGAAGCGGTTTATCATGGAAATGGCCTTTAAAGATTCcagttaa